Proteins encoded together in one Musa acuminata AAA Group cultivar baxijiao chromosome BXJ3-6, Cavendish_Baxijiao_AAA, whole genome shotgun sequence window:
- the LOC103989962 gene encoding heat shock 70 kDa protein, mitochondrial — translation MAIGSVLLSRMARSRSRSRSLVSAVTSALPQTSNLLKASHGTPLTQRWAAAARAFSSKPVSSDVIGIDLGTTNSCVSVMEGKSPKVIENAEGARTTPSVVAFNQKGELLVGTPAKRQAVTNPTNTLFGTKRLIGRRFDDSQTQKELKMVPYKIVKAPNGDAWVEMNGQQYSPSQIGAFVLTKMKETAEAYLGKSVSKAVITVPAYFNDAQRQATKDAGRIAGLEVLRIINEPTAAALSYGMNNKEGLIAVFDLGGGTFDVSVLEISNGVFEVKATNGDTFLGGEDFDNALLDYLVSEFKRTDNIDLSKDRLALQRLRESAEKAKVELSSTTQTEINLPFITADASGAKHFNITLTRSKFESLVNHLIERTRIPCGNCLKDAGISAKEVDEVLLVGGMSRVPKVQQIVSQIFGKTPSKGVNPDEAVAMGAAIQGGILRGDVKELLLLDVTPLSLGLETLGGIFTRLINRNTTIPTKKSQLFSTAADNQTQVGIRVLQGEREMASDNKLLGEFELTGIPPAPRGMPQIEVTFDIDANGIVKVSARDKATGKEQEITIRSSGGLSEEEIEKMVKEAELHAQKDQERKTLIDVKNTADTTIYSIEKSLGEFRDKIPAEIAREIEDSVADLRAAMGEDNVEKIKEKMDAANKAVSKIGQHMQQGGGGSSGSGSAGSSGDQTPEAEYEDKEAKM, via the exons ATGGCGATCGGCTCCGTGCTTCTCTCGAGGATGGCCAGATCCAGGTCCAGGTCCAGGTCCTTGGTCTCTGCCGTCACCTCCGCTCTGCCGCAG ACTTCTAATCTTCTGAAGGCATCACATGGCACTCCATTAACGCAAAGATGGGCTGCTGCTGCAAGAGCATTCAG ctcaaagcctgtaagttCAGATGTTATCGGGATTGATTTGGGCACCACAAACTCGTGTGTCTCTGTCATGGAGGGAAAG AGTCCAAAGGTGATTGAAAATGCAGAAGGTGCAAGGACCACACCCTCTGTTGTTGCCTTCAATCAGAAGGGTGAACTTTTGGTGGGTACTCCGGCAAAGCGCCAAGCTGTGACAAATCCAACAAACACTTTATTTGGCACCAAGCGGTTGATAGGAAGAAGGTTTGATGACTCCCAGACACAAAAGGAACTGAAAATGGTGCCGTACAAAATCGTCAAGGCACCCAATGGAGATGCTTGGGTTGAAATGAATGGTCAGCAATACTCGCCGAGCCAGATTGGTGCATTCGTCCTCACTAAGATGAAGGAAACAGCAGAGGCTTATCTTGGTAAATCTGTTTCAAAGGCAGTCATCACTGTCCCTGCATACTTTAATGATGCACAGCGTCAGGCAACAAAGGATGCAGGGAGGATTGCTGGGCTCGAGGTCCTGAGGATTATCAACGAGCCCACTGCTGCTGCCCTTTCGTATGGAATGAACAACAAGGAGGGCTTGATTGCCGTCTTtgatttgggtggtggtacttttGATGTCTCCGTCCTGGAAATCTCCAATGGGGTGTTTGAG GTCAAGGCTACCAACGGGGACACATTCCTTGGTGGTGAAGACTTTGACAATGCATTGCTGGACTATCTGGTCAGTGAATTTAAAAGAACCGATAACATcgatttgtccaaagacagattgGCATTACAAAGGCTAAGAGAATCAGCTGAGAAAGCAAAAGTGGAGTTGTCATCAACCACCCAGACGGAGATAAACCTTCCTTTTATTACTGCTGATGCTTCTGGAGCAAAGCACTTCAATATCACACTGACACGATCAAAGTTTGAATCTCTTGTTAACCATCTTATTGAGAGAACCCGCATCCCGTGCGGCAATTGTCTGAAAGATGCAGGCATCTCGGCAAAAGAAGTCGATGAAGTACTTTTGGTTGGTGGGATGTCAAGGGTCCCAAAGGTTCAGCAAATCGTCAGCCAGATATTTGGGAAGACACCTAGCAAGGGTGTGAACCCTGATGAGGCTGTTGCCATGGGAGCTGCCATACAAGGTGGCATCCTGAGAGGTGATGTCAAGGAGCTTCTTCTGCTTGATGTCACCCCGCTCTCCCTTGGTCTCGAGACCCTCGGAGGGATCTTTACCAGGCTTATCAACCGAAACACAACCATTCCAACCAAGAAGAGTCAGCTCTTCTCTACTGCAGCTGATAACCAAACCCAGGTCGGCATCCGAGTACTGCAGGGTGAGAGGGAAATGGCTTCGGATAATAAGCTTCTTGGGGAGTTTGAGCTCACTGGAATTCCTCCTGCACCAAGAGGTATGCCCCAAATAGAGGTTACCTTTGACATCGATGCAAACGGGATCGTGAAGGTCTCAGCCAGGGACAAAGCAACAGGCAAGGAACAGGAGATCACTATTAGGTCCTCGGGCGGGCTATCTGAAGAGGAGATAGAAAAAATGGTGAAGGAGGCAGAGCTTCATGCTCAGAAGGACCAGGAGAGAAAGACACTGATCGATGTCAAAAATACAGCAGACACTACGATTTACAGTATCGAGAAGAGCCTTGGGGAGTTCCGAGATAAGATACCAGCAGAAATTGCCAGAGAGATTGAAGATTCTGTGGCTGATTTGAGGGCTGCAATGGGCGAAGACAATGTGGAGAAAATAAAGGAGAAGATGGATGCTGCAAACAAGGCTGTCTCAAAGATCGGGCAGCATATGCAACAAGGCGGAGGAGGTTCTTCTGGTTCTGGATCTGCCGGCAGCAGCGGAGACCAAACTCCTGAAGCCGAATACGAGGACAAGGAAGCTAAGATGTAG
- the LOC135640275 gene encoding protein RGF1 INDUCIBLE TRANSCRIPTION FACTOR 1-like isoform X2, whose translation MVMMSPMFRLGNEDTGPPWLRPLLKASFFVPCQFHGDSNKSECNLYCLDCMGNALCSYCLPGHKDHNVVQIRRSSYHNVIRVSEVSKFIDISCIQTYIINSAKIVFLNERPQSRPGKGVTNACEICSRNLLDSFRFCSIGCKLEGMRTDPELTFTLHPKPRREPMHGSESDESSTGRKLRKTSGISRSITQLPAAKWGNEGSSISSGTPPIVISYRTSRRKGVPHRAPF comes from the exons ATG GTGATGATGAGCCCTATGTTTCGATTGGGGAACGAGGACACGGGTCCGCCATGGCTGCGGCCGCTCCTGAAGGCGAGCTTCTTCGTCCCCTGCCAATTCCATGGGGATTCCAACAAGAGCGAGTGTAACTTGTACTGCTTGGATTGCATGGGGAATGCGCTCTGCTCATACTGCCTCCCGGGCCACAAGGATCACAACGTCGTTCAG ATTCGGAGGTCTTCGTATCACAATGTGATCAGAGTGTCGGAGGTGTCCAAATTCATAGACATCTCTTGCATCCAAACCTACATTATCAACAGCGCCAAGATAGTGTTCCTCAACGAGAGGCCGCAGTCGAGGCCCGGAAAGGGAGTCACCAACGCTTGCGAAATCTGCAGCCGCAACCTCTTGGATTCCTTCCGGTTTTGCTCCATCGGCTGCAAG CTAGAAGGTATGAGGACGGACCCAGAGCTCACCTTCACCCTCCACCCCAAGCCTCGCCGCGAGCCGATGCATGGCTCTGAATCCGACGAGTCATCGACCGGTCGAAAGCTGCGAAAGACCTCAGGCATTAGCAGAAGCATCACCCAGCTCCCTGCAGCGAAATGGGGCAACGAAGGTAGCAGCATCTCTTCCGGGACTCCTCCCATCGTCATCAGCTACCGGACATCCCGACGGAAGGGCGTGCCTCATCGGGCTCCATTCTAA
- the LOC135640275 gene encoding protein RGF1 INDUCIBLE TRANSCRIPTION FACTOR 1-like isoform X1, with product MFSDALSLRLLLTDEDLSFQVMMSPMFRLGNEDTGPPWLRPLLKASFFVPCQFHGDSNKSECNLYCLDCMGNALCSYCLPGHKDHNVVQIRRSSYHNVIRVSEVSKFIDISCIQTYIINSAKIVFLNERPQSRPGKGVTNACEICSRNLLDSFRFCSIGCKLEGMRTDPELTFTLHPKPRREPMHGSESDESSTGRKLRKTSGISRSITQLPAAKWGNEGSSISSGTPPIVISYRTSRRKGVPHRAPF from the exons ATGTTTTCTGACGCGCTTTCTCTTCGTCTTTTATTGACGGATGAGGATTTGAGTTTCCAGGTGATGATGAGCCCTATGTTTCGATTGGGGAACGAGGACACGGGTCCGCCATGGCTGCGGCCGCTCCTGAAGGCGAGCTTCTTCGTCCCCTGCCAATTCCATGGGGATTCCAACAAGAGCGAGTGTAACTTGTACTGCTTGGATTGCATGGGGAATGCGCTCTGCTCATACTGCCTCCCGGGCCACAAGGATCACAACGTCGTTCAG ATTCGGAGGTCTTCGTATCACAATGTGATCAGAGTGTCGGAGGTGTCCAAATTCATAGACATCTCTTGCATCCAAACCTACATTATCAACAGCGCCAAGATAGTGTTCCTCAACGAGAGGCCGCAGTCGAGGCCCGGAAAGGGAGTCACCAACGCTTGCGAAATCTGCAGCCGCAACCTCTTGGATTCCTTCCGGTTTTGCTCCATCGGCTGCAAG CTAGAAGGTATGAGGACGGACCCAGAGCTCACCTTCACCCTCCACCCCAAGCCTCGCCGCGAGCCGATGCATGGCTCTGAATCCGACGAGTCATCGACCGGTCGAAAGCTGCGAAAGACCTCAGGCATTAGCAGAAGCATCACCCAGCTCCCTGCAGCGAAATGGGGCAACGAAGGTAGCAGCATCTCTTCCGGGACTCCTCCCATCGTCATCAGCTACCGGACATCCCGACGGAAGGGCGTGCCTCATCGGGCTCCATTCTAA
- the LOC135639738 gene encoding uncharacterized protein At1g76660-like, giving the protein MAGNGGGGAAATISAAAATGIGSVEPRLGPQDTLSRWGGCFGGLSCFGSRKRGKRIVPASRTPDGNASTTRASGPQSVGISNENTTLNLSILAPPSSPASFTNSALQSTAQSPNCFLSISANSPGGPSSVMFATGPYAHETQLVSPPVFSTFTTEPSTAPLTPPPELAHLTTPSSPDVPFARFLSSSLDIKSSAKKNGVPCLPSGYGVGGDLRLNYSLYPGSPSSSLISPASGTPRTGLSSPFPEQDISTLWDASASARDSPCSTNRSSKLFGLDSATTRNFIMCPDSSFFYSATSAQFHLDQAQQSFPHAGGRLSFSREADVYSSGGNRHNKTCKQDAEEIEAYRASFGFSADEIITTQNYVELSDPLDESFSMSPFANSKIRMEECPITEFDVKGKMVSNLLDPMSPKRMTAQVAVKVDCKSDRNYMYAGPKPNLQSEDTSPLLVVNPDTNGGEENDLGAPDHHVGKRAHLGLSFSDAEIDYQRARSLREANTLLVWRNSLH; this is encoded by the exons ATGGCCGGAAACGGCGGTGGGGGAGCGGCGGCGACTATCAGCGCTGCGGCAGCCACGGGCATTGGCTCCGTGGAACCGAGGCTGGGTCCTCAGGACACA CTGAGTCGCTGGGGTGGCTGCTTTGGTGGACTGTCCTGTTTTGGATCACGTAAAAGAGGGAAACGGATTGTTCCAGCATCCCGTACTCCAGATGGAAATGCATCAACTACTCGTGCAAGTGGGCCTCAATCTGTTGGAATTTCTAACGAAAATACAACACTGAACTTGTCTATTCTTGCCCCGCCTTCATCACCAGCATCTTTCACGAACTCTGCACTCCAGTCAACTGCCCAATCACCCAACTGTTTCTTGTCAATATCAGCCAATTCTCCTGGAGGACCATCATCAGTCATGTTTGCAACTGGGCCATATGCTCATGAAACTCAATTGGTGTCACCTCCTGTATTCTCTACCTTCACAACGGAGCCATCAACTGCTCCACTAACCCCTCCACCCGAGCTAGCTCACCTTACAACTCCCTCATCTCCAGATGTGCCTTTTGCACGGTTTCTATCTTCATCTCTGGATATTAAAAGTTCTGCAAAAAAGAATGGCGTGCCTTGTTTGCCATCGGGTTATGGGGTTGGCGGTGATCTCCGGTTGAATTATTCGCTTTATCCTGGAAGTCCTTCAAGCAGCCTTATATCACCTGCCTCAGGAACCCCTAGAACTGGGCTATCTTCACCTTTTCCCGAGCAGGATATTTCTACACTGTGGGATGCTTCTGCATCTGCACGTGACTCTCCCTGCTCCACGAATAGATCATCCAAGCTGTTTGGACTTGATTCAGCTACAACTAGAAATTTCATTATGTGTCCTGATTCCAGCTTCTTTTATTCTGCAACATCTGCTCAATTTCATTTGGACCAGGCACAGCAGTCATTTCCTCATGCCGGAGGGAGGCTTAGTTTTTCCAGGGAAGCTGATGTTTACTCCAGTGGCGGAAACAGACACAACAAAACTTGCAAACAAGATGCGGAAGAGATTGAAGCCTACAGAGCATCATTTGGGTTCAGTGCAGATGAGATTATCACGACACAAAACTATGTGGAGCTATCTGATCCACTCGATGAGTCCTTCAGCATGTCTCCATTTGCAAATAGTAAAATCCGAATGGAAGAGTGCCCCATTACTGAGTTTGATGTCAAAGGTAAAATGGTGTCTAATTTGCTGGATCCTATGAGCCCAAAACGAATGACAGCTCAGGTTGCAGTCAAAGTTGATTGCAAATCTGACCGCAACTACATGTATGCAG GTCCTAAACCAAACTTGCAGTCCGAAGATACCTCTCCTTTGCTGGTTGTCAACCCTGATACAAATGGTGGAGAGGAAAATGACCTGGGGGCCCCAGACCACCATGTTGGAAAGCGAGCTCATCTAGGCCTATCATTCTCAGATGCAGAAATTGATTATCAGAGAGCACGGAGTTTGAGAGAAGCCAATACCCTACTGGtatggcggaactcactgcatTAA
- the LOC135641742 gene encoding auxin-induced protein X10A-like, producing the protein MGIGMTSLVKKMVVCGGGRSFPGGLPEGRIWVCVGTEGAAVQRFEVEANFLNHPLFEDLLRLSVPEFGYAYEGALRVACGIDFFLYLLQRLRSSDPSVHYMELQDLMASFYESAGGSGQHRPSCHHHRRRRRF; encoded by the coding sequence ATGGGGATCGGCATGACGAGCTTGGTGAAGAAGATGGTAGTCTGCGGTGGCGGCAGGAGCTTCCCGGGCGGGCTGCCGGAAGGCCGTATCTGGGTGTGCGTGGGCACGGAGGGGGCGGCGGTGCAGAGGTTCGAGGTGGAGGCGAACTTCTTGAACCACCCGCTCTTCGAGGACCTGCTGCGGCTGTCGGTGCCGGAGTTCGGCTACGCATACGAGGGGGCGCTGCGGGTCGCGTGCGGCATCGACTTCTTTCTCTACTTGCTCCAGCGGCTGAGGAGCAGCGACCCCTCCGTCCACTACATGGAGCTGCAGGACCTGATGGCCAGCTTCTACGAGTCGGCGGGCGGTAGCGGACAACATCGTCCGAGttgccaccaccaccgccgccgccgccgattcTAA